One Sphingobacteruim zhuxiongii DNA window includes the following coding sequences:
- a CDS encoding BON domain-containing protein, whose translation MNLKKILSVLVVAVTLLTGTIACKSKISDADLKAKVETAVQSNPNVIVEVKDGVVTLNGTVSSDDEKAKLESAAKAADAKGVKSVVNNLVVNSIPLEPIQVNTNDADLQGKVATFTKDFPTVKTTVVDGVITVTGELEQARIQALKMGLDALNPKKVDMSGIKIK comes from the coding sequence ATGAATCTTAAAAAAATCTTATCTGTATTAGTGGTTGCCGTTACTTTATTAACGGGAACTATCGCTTGTAAATCGAAGATTTCAGACGCCGATTTGAAAGCCAAAGTAGAGACTGCAGTTCAGTCTAATCCAAATGTAATCGTAGAAGTTAAAGACGGCGTTGTGACCTTAAATGGTACCGTTTCTTCTGACGATGAGAAAGCGAAATTAGAGTCAGCAGCGAAAGCAGCAGACGCAAAAGGAGTGAAGTCTGTGGTTAATAACCTAGTCGTTAACTCGATTCCATTAGAGCCTATTCAAGTGAATACTAATGATGCGGATCTTCAAGGCAAGGTTGCTACATTCACCAAAGATTTCCCAACAGTGAAAACAACAGTTGTAGACGGTGTAATTACTGTGACTGGAGAATTAGAACAAGCGCGTATACAAGCGTTGAAAATGGGATTGGATGCCTTAAATCCTAAGAAAGTAGATATGTCAGGTATAAAGATTAAATAG
- a CDS encoding sensor histidine kinase: MRRNNLIFVRQKTLTNQGMLNSSSAVQQTSVVSDVIQSFGYLVVTDLDLKIVAISENCSDWLREQASDLFDFPISYLIEHYFDWYTVDVQEAIRQVVAKENDRHLLEIRVLERSCYLSIYRTDDRVYFEFEIKVSDLQVYFPKFESFSKILQTNTKGIWQHLSDYMSNVLGYDRITVYQFLDGGYGKIIAETRKNDNLESILGLYQSDFDVLTHARKVHLQNLCRLTHDIEEEPVPLISKDGEVIDLQYTNIRTLSKVHRDHLKKVGIGCNLSFSILINDKIWGLIFCQNTKPTRINLIKREAFVYMIQWASTRFADEQLILEREFTERIRNIELLLKEKLMLKKDMLEVLGSFSKILCQFVDADGMLIAYDDQIFFHGLTMGKEKLKQLRALILRETDQYIYTDHEFTWKYGEELGIDFGRFAGLAKVDIESNRKFTLYFFRKEQVVKRTYMDAPTRLLMHQKPNETFEPEWHDHFDVWHHTIVGTSAQWSDRDLYFLTRLRKLIKTSMNQMSLEISTLNDEVVHLNKALDAYAYTVSHDVKNPLSAINLSVQMLKQRPDMPTELREKMLHNMKEAVDIISELLVAIHMFSKIKSFNYQTELVDMTGSIDQITTFCKMRYDADLTTVSISELIPVYGHKTLVYQLFQNLIGNAIKYSARRDNPVVEIFSESGSEFTRYYIRDNGIGIADEDLKSIYDTFKRLDNATEFEGTGLGLTIVKSIADKLDLQIKVDSQIGVGTEFQVLFPVEQ; encoded by the coding sequence ATGCGAAGAAACAATCTTATCTTTGTACGACAAAAGACACTAACTAACCAAGGTATGCTCAACTCTTCTTCCGCTGTTCAACAGACGTCTGTCGTCTCTGATGTTATACAAAGCTTCGGCTATCTTGTTGTAACAGATTTGGATTTGAAAATCGTTGCCATTAGTGAAAACTGCTCCGACTGGCTTCGCGAGCAAGCAAGTGATCTTTTTGACTTCCCTATATCTTATTTAATCGAGCATTATTTCGATTGGTATACCGTCGACGTCCAAGAGGCGATTCGTCAGGTTGTGGCTAAAGAAAATGATCGTCACTTATTGGAGATTCGGGTACTCGAGAGGAGCTGTTATTTGAGTATATACAGAACTGACGACCGTGTTTATTTTGAGTTTGAAATTAAAGTTTCTGATCTACAGGTTTATTTCCCAAAATTTGAGTCTTTCTCTAAGATCCTACAAACGAATACAAAGGGCATCTGGCAACATCTAAGCGATTATATGTCGAATGTGCTGGGTTATGATCGGATTACAGTTTATCAGTTTCTAGATGGCGGCTATGGAAAGATTATTGCAGAAACGCGAAAGAATGACAATTTAGAGAGCATTTTGGGCTTGTACCAGTCTGATTTTGATGTGCTAACACATGCTCGAAAGGTGCACCTTCAGAACTTATGCCGTCTAACGCATGATATCGAAGAGGAGCCTGTTCCGCTAATTTCAAAAGACGGTGAAGTTATCGACTTACAGTATACCAATATTCGTACGCTGTCGAAAGTGCATCGCGATCATTTGAAGAAGGTGGGGATAGGGTGTAACCTAAGTTTTTCGATCTTAATCAATGATAAAATTTGGGGACTTATTTTTTGTCAGAATACAAAGCCTACGCGTATCAATCTAATTAAGCGCGAAGCTTTCGTCTATATGATTCAATGGGCATCTACACGCTTCGCCGATGAGCAATTGATATTAGAGCGCGAGTTTACAGAACGCATTCGTAATATCGAACTTCTCCTAAAAGAGAAGTTGATGCTGAAAAAAGACATGCTGGAAGTCTTAGGATCTTTTAGCAAAATTCTATGTCAGTTTGTTGATGCCGATGGGATGTTAATTGCCTATGATGATCAGATCTTCTTTCACGGGCTGACTATGGGTAAGGAGAAACTGAAGCAATTGAGAGCCTTGATTCTGCGAGAAACAGATCAATATATCTATACCGACCATGAATTCACATGGAAATATGGAGAAGAACTGGGCATTGACTTTGGTAGATTTGCTGGGCTTGCTAAGGTCGATATTGAATCTAACCGTAAATTTACGCTGTACTTTTTCCGAAAAGAACAGGTCGTCAAGCGTACTTATATGGATGCACCGACACGATTGCTGATGCATCAGAAACCGAATGAAACATTCGAACCAGAATGGCATGATCATTTTGATGTATGGCATCATACTATTGTTGGTACTTCGGCGCAATGGAGTGACCGCGATTTGTACTTTCTAACGCGCTTGAGAAAGTTGATTAAGACAAGTATGAATCAAATGTCTTTGGAAATTAGTACGTTGAATGATGAGGTTGTGCATTTGAACAAGGCTTTGGATGCTTATGCCTATACGGTAAGTCATGATGTGAAGAACCCTTTATCAGCGATTAATCTTTCTGTACAGATGTTGAAGCAGCGACCAGATATGCCTACAGAGCTGCGTGAAAAGATGCTTCATAATATGAAAGAAGCGGTAGATATTATATCGGAATTGTTGGTCGCTATTCATATGTTCTCCAAAATCAAATCCTTTAATTATCAAACGGAATTGGTTGATATGACGGGTTCAATAGATCAGATTACAACCTTCTGTAAGATGCGCTATGATGCTGATCTGACGACTGTTTCAATTAGTGAATTAATTCCGGTGTACGGACATAAAACGCTAGTATATCAACTGTTTCAAAATTTAATTGGGAATGCAATTAAGTACTCTGCCCGAAGGGACAACCCAGTCGTTGAGATTTTCTCTGAGAGTGGTTCGGAGTTTACGAGATACTATATTCGCGATAATGGTATTGGGATCGCTGACGAGGACTTAAAGTCTATCTACGATACATTTAAGCGCCTTGATAATGCGACAGAATTTGAAGGTACGGGTTTAGGTCTTACGATTGTTAAGAGCATCGCTGATAAACTTGACCTTCAGATTAAAGTAGATAGTCAAATAGGAGTAGGGACTGAATTCCAAGTGTTATTTCCTGTAGAGCAGTAG
- a CDS encoding PPK2 family polyphosphate kinase, which translates to MTNYSKLLTAKSSFKLKEHPTDIRDEINPDDAKAELKKLRKKIAEIQDKMYAHDKYSVLICLQGMDTSGKDSLIREVFKEFNVRGVVVESFKTPNSQELEHDYLWRHEIKLPEKGKFAVFNRTHYENVLVTRVHPEYLLNERIPHINNPKDLPKDFWKMRYEQINNFEKRIVENGTIVLKFFLNLSKDEQKERLLSRLEEDEKNWKFSPGDLEERKLWDKYMVCYEEAIQNTSKKDAPWYVIPSDSKPISRYLVAQIIYEVLSSYPDIQYPEMEPEIEEHKKNYKAQLEAE; encoded by the coding sequence ATGACCAACTACTCGAAGCTATTAACTGCAAAAAGCAGCTTTAAACTCAAGGAACATCCTACAGATATACGCGATGAAATCAATCCGGATGATGCCAAAGCCGAGCTAAAGAAACTACGTAAGAAAATCGCCGAGATACAAGATAAAATGTATGCGCACGATAAATACAGCGTTTTAATCTGCTTACAGGGGATGGATACCTCCGGCAAAGATTCCTTGATACGCGAAGTTTTTAAAGAATTTAATGTTCGCGGAGTTGTTGTAGAGAGCTTTAAAACCCCAAATTCTCAGGAATTGGAGCATGATTACTTATGGCGTCACGAGATCAAACTTCCCGAGAAAGGCAAATTCGCTGTATTCAACCGCACACATTATGAGAATGTCTTAGTCACCCGAGTACATCCAGAATATCTCTTGAATGAGCGTATTCCACATATCAACAATCCGAAGGATCTACCAAAGGATTTTTGGAAAATGCGCTATGAACAAATCAACAACTTCGAGAAAAGAATCGTTGAAAATGGAACAATCGTCCTAAAATTCTTCTTAAACCTCAGCAAGGATGAGCAGAAAGAACGACTATTAAGTCGTTTAGAAGAGGATGAAAAAAACTGGAAGTTCTCGCCTGGCGATTTGGAAGAGCGAAAACTATGGGATAAATATATGGTCTGCTATGAGGAAGCCATCCAAAACACCAGTAAAAAAGATGCCCCTTGGTATGTTATCCCTTCCGATAGCAAGCCGATCAGCCGATATCTAGTCGCACAGATTATCTATGAAGTACTCTCTAGCTATCCAGATATTCAATATCCAGAGATGGAACCAGAGATTGAAGAGCACAAGAAGAATTATAAAGCGCAATTGGAAGCCGAATAG
- a CDS encoding DUF3307 domain-containing protein: MFIAHLLGDFVLQPKSWVEKRKTQIQYLFYHVGVHAALLILFFIQDLAGNWQNIVFLVAAHLAIDSIKIGVESRWSINPIRLFVIDQILHIASIVAIYFYWTPSALTDFIAQVDWNKVCLIIIALILVIFAIPIVIRVFFSKWQKEDAFHTKRAETLFDAGTVIGIMERLMILGFVLLGLNEGIGFLLAAKSIFRFGDLTNARDTKFTEYVMIGTLLSFGLGMLVAFGLKYCLSIL; encoded by the coding sequence ATGTTTATAGCCCATCTGCTTGGCGATTTCGTCTTGCAGCCAAAGTCTTGGGTGGAGAAAAGAAAAACACAGATACAATATCTTTTCTATCATGTTGGGGTACATGCTGCCTTGCTCATTTTATTTTTTATTCAAGACCTTGCAGGCAATTGGCAGAATATCGTGTTCCTAGTTGCTGCACATTTGGCAATCGATAGCATCAAAATCGGCGTAGAAAGCCGATGGTCTATCAATCCGATACGCCTTTTTGTGATTGATCAAATCTTGCACATCGCGAGTATCGTCGCCATCTATTTCTATTGGACGCCATCGGCCCTAACAGATTTTATTGCACAGGTTGACTGGAATAAAGTATGCTTGATCATCATTGCGCTGATTCTAGTGATATTTGCTATTCCTATCGTTATCCGCGTATTTTTTAGCAAATGGCAAAAAGAAGATGCCTTTCATACAAAGCGTGCAGAAACTTTATTTGATGCGGGAACCGTAATCGGTATTATGGAAAGGCTAATGATTTTAGGCTTTGTTCTACTTGGGCTCAATGAAGGGATTGGTTTTCTCTTGGCAGCCAAATCTATCTTTCGATTTGGTGACTTAACGAACGCACGCGACACCAAATTTACAGAATACGTTATGATAGGCACTTTACTGAGCTTCGGACTCGGTATGCTCGTTGCCTTCGGATTAAAATACTGCTTAAGCATACTATAA
- a CDS encoding SH3 domain-containing protein, whose protein sequence is MSLQDKYKVLIDTANSSGIDGLQVAELDGVLQIRGTAPNADVKNKLWDVYNQIDPNFLTGDVVMNVDVSTAVTGQQVRVITESSNLNIRKGPGTDQPIVGKAAKDEIITLISRANDQWWLVRTKDNEEGYCYAQYLEPVS, encoded by the coding sequence ATGAGTTTACAAGACAAATATAAAGTACTGATTGATACGGCAAATTCTTCAGGAATCGACGGATTGCAAGTAGCAGAATTAGATGGTGTACTTCAAATTCGTGGTACAGCGCCAAATGCTGATGTGAAAAACAAGTTATGGGATGTCTATAACCAGATTGATCCAAATTTCTTAACAGGCGATGTCGTTATGAATGTCGATGTTTCAACTGCAGTTACAGGACAGCAAGTTCGTGTGATTACAGAAAGTAGTAACTTGAACATTCGTAAAGGTCCAGGTACTGATCAACCGATTGTAGGTAAGGCTGCTAAAGATGAGATTATCACTCTAATTAGCCGTGCTAATGATCAATGGTGGTTAGTAAGAACTAAAGACAATGAAGAAGGATATTGCTATGCGCAGTATCTAGAACCTGTTTCTTAA
- a CDS encoding serine hydrolase domain-containing protein translates to MNIISQLSKKITLACIGFIMSSQLIAQSADFDQKLQAVANKYEAVGLAIVVVKDGAPVYNNAIGYKNLDTKAPLTTDNLFRIASISKSFSSTAIMQLVEKGKISLSDDFSDLVGFKVRNPKFPNTKITLEMVLSHRSSINDSNGYFELDVINPEKNANWAKSYNDYEPGKGYQYCNLNFNMVGAVLERLTNIRFDQYIKQQILSPIGLEAGYCVDSLDQSRFATLYDKQDGVFKAQTSAYNPRSEEIRNYKMGISTPVFSPTGGMKISANDLAKYMMMHMNYGQSGTTKIISKKSSKRMQKGLSSKENYGLALLENFKLIPGEHMIGHTGSAYGLYSNMFFEPKKKFGFIVITNGCVPTMDADDDILLSKEVIRLLYSEFVKK, encoded by the coding sequence ATGAATATTATCTCTCAACTTTCAAAGAAAATCACACTCGCTTGTATAGGCTTCATCATGAGCAGCCAACTAATAGCGCAGTCTGCTGATTTCGATCAGAAACTTCAAGCCGTAGCCAATAAGTATGAAGCTGTAGGACTCGCAATCGTCGTCGTGAAAGATGGTGCGCCAGTCTATAATAATGCAATAGGTTATAAGAATTTGGATACGAAAGCGCCTTTAACGACCGACAATTTGTTCCGTATTGCTTCGATTTCCAAATCCTTTAGCTCAACGGCTATTATGCAATTGGTTGAAAAGGGCAAAATATCCCTATCAGATGATTTTAGTGATCTCGTAGGTTTTAAGGTGCGCAATCCTAAATTTCCAAATACCAAGATTACCCTTGAGATGGTATTATCACATCGCTCGAGTATCAACGATAGCAATGGATACTTTGAATTAGATGTGATTAATCCAGAGAAGAATGCCAATTGGGCGAAGTCTTATAATGACTATGAGCCTGGAAAGGGCTACCAATATTGTAATCTAAACTTTAATATGGTGGGCGCTGTATTGGAACGATTGACCAATATTCGTTTCGATCAATATATTAAACAGCAAATCTTATCGCCAATAGGTTTGGAAGCAGGCTATTGCGTTGACTCCTTGGATCAGTCTCGATTTGCAACACTCTACGATAAACAAGACGGCGTTTTTAAAGCCCAAACATCAGCATATAACCCGCGTTCAGAAGAGATTCGTAATTATAAGATGGGGATTAGTACGCCCGTATTCTCGCCAACCGGGGGGATGAAGATCTCGGCAAATGATTTAGCGAAGTATATGATGATGCATATGAATTATGGGCAATCAGGAACGACAAAGATCATAAGTAAGAAAAGCTCGAAACGAATGCAAAAGGGATTGTCGAGTAAAGAGAACTATGGTTTGGCTTTATTGGAGAATTTTAAGCTAATACCAGGGGAGCATATGATTGGACATACGGGTTCCGCCTATGGTTTATACAGCAACATGTTTTTTGAGCCAAAGAAGAAATTTGGATTTATTGTGATTACCAATGGCTGTGTTCCAACAATGGATGCGGATGATGATATTTTATTATCTAAAGAAGTTATCCGATTGTTATACAGTGAATTCGTAAAAAAATAA
- a CDS encoding bifunctional 5,10-methylenetetrahydrofolate dehydrogenase/5,10-methenyltetrahydrofolate cyclohydrolase has protein sequence MKLLDGKEVSAKLKEDIKREAAELTAKLGRKPHLVAILVGNDGGSETYVASKMRNCEQVGFDSTNVHYDADISEEALLAKIAEINQDENIDGLIVQLPLPKHIDPEKVTEAIDYKKDVDGFHPINLGRMQRNLPCFIPATPYGIMLMLEHYGIDTAGKKAVVVGRSNIVGSPMSILLARNSQPGNCTVTLTHSRTKNLQEEVLQGDIIVAAIGKKNFVTADMVKEGAIVIDVGINRETSTETKSGFKLYGDVDFEAVAPKASWITPVPGGVGLMTIIGLLKNTLEAAKGTVYTK, from the coding sequence ATGAAGTTACTTGACGGAAAAGAAGTTTCTGCAAAACTTAAAGAAGATATCAAAAGAGAAGCCGCTGAATTGACAGCAAAGCTTGGTCGTAAACCACATTTAGTGGCAATCTTAGTTGGCAATGATGGAGGAAGTGAGACCTACGTTGCGAGCAAGATGAGAAACTGTGAACAAGTAGGATTCGATTCTACGAATGTTCATTATGACGCTGATATTTCTGAGGAGGCTTTGTTAGCAAAGATCGCAGAAATCAATCAAGATGAAAACATCGATGGTTTAATTGTTCAATTACCATTGCCAAAGCATATTGATCCAGAAAAAGTAACCGAAGCAATCGATTATAAAAAAGATGTGGATGGTTTTCATCCGATCAATTTAGGTCGTATGCAGAGAAATTTACCATGTTTTATTCCTGCGACTCCTTATGGTATTATGTTAATGTTAGAGCATTACGGAATTGATACTGCAGGTAAGAAAGCTGTTGTTGTCGGACGTAGTAATATTGTCGGCTCACCAATGAGCATCTTATTAGCTCGTAATAGTCAACCAGGAAACTGTACAGTAACCTTGACGCATAGCCGTACAAAAAATCTTCAAGAAGAAGTCCTTCAAGGCGATATCATTGTAGCGGCGATTGGTAAGAAGAATTTTGTCACTGCGGACATGGTTAAGGAAGGTGCGATAGTGATCGACGTAGGTATCAACCGCGAGACGTCTACAGAAACAAAATCGGGCTTTAAATTATACGGAGACGTAGATTTTGAAGCTGTAGCGCCGAAAGCGTCATGGATTACACCTGTACCTGGAGGCGTAGGGCTGATGACGATTATTGGTCTATTAAAAAATACATTAGAAGCAGCAAAAGGTACAGTATATACAAAGTAA
- the lepA gene encoding translation elongation factor 4, with product MKHIRNFCIIAHIDHGKSTLADRLLEFTKTITQREAQAQLLDNMDLERERGITIKSHAIQMEYMRDGQNYVLNLIDTPGHVDFSYEVSRSIAACEGALLIVDASQGIQAQTISNLYLALEHDLEIIPILNKMDLPGAMPEEVKDQIVELIGGKREDIIPASGKTGLGIPNILDAIIDRIPAPVGDPTAPLQALIFDSVFNSFRGIMAYFKVENGEIRKGDRVKFVATGKEYFADEVGTLKLNQVPKEVIKTGDVGYIISGIKEAREVKVGDTITHRERPCESAIQGFEEVKPMVFAGIYPVDTEDYEELRESMHRLQLNDASLVFEPESSAALGFGFRCGFLGMLHMEIIQERLEREFDMTVITTVPNVSYRAYLTKDNEEVVVHNPSDLPDPSKLDSIEEPYIKANIITKAEFVGPVMSLCIQKRGTIINQSYLTSDRVELVFEMPMGEIVFDFYDKLKTISKGYASFDYHQIGYRVSDLVKLDIRLNDEPVDALSSLIHRSNAYDFGKKICEKLKELLPRQQFEIRIQASIGAKIIARETISALRKDVTAKCYGGDISRKRKLLEKQKKGKKRMRQVGNVEIPQSAFMAVLKLD from the coding sequence ATGAAGCATATACGCAATTTTTGTATTATCGCGCACATTGACCATGGCAAAAGTACCTTGGCAGACAGATTGTTAGAGTTTACCAAAACCATTACGCAACGTGAAGCACAAGCTCAGTTGTTAGATAACATGGATTTGGAAAGAGAGAGAGGTATTACCATAAAAAGTCACGCCATCCAAATGGAATATATGCGAGATGGACAGAATTATGTGTTAAACTTAATTGATACACCAGGCCACGTGGATTTCTCGTATGAGGTATCCCGTTCAATCGCAGCCTGTGAGGGAGCATTATTAATCGTCGATGCATCCCAAGGTATTCAAGCGCAAACAATCTCTAACTTATATTTGGCGCTGGAACATGATTTAGAAATCATTCCTATTCTTAATAAAATGGACCTTCCTGGTGCAATGCCAGAAGAAGTGAAAGATCAGATTGTTGAACTTATTGGTGGTAAACGTGAAGATATTATTCCTGCTTCTGGAAAGACAGGGCTTGGAATTCCAAATATCTTAGACGCTATTATCGACCGTATACCAGCACCTGTTGGTGATCCTACCGCTCCTTTACAAGCTTTAATCTTTGACTCGGTATTTAACTCATTCCGCGGGATTATGGCTTATTTCAAAGTCGAGAACGGTGAGATTAGAAAAGGTGATCGTGTTAAGTTCGTGGCGACTGGAAAAGAATACTTCGCTGATGAAGTAGGTACATTGAAGTTAAATCAAGTACCAAAGGAGGTTATTAAGACTGGAGACGTAGGTTATATCATATCCGGAATTAAAGAAGCGCGTGAAGTGAAGGTAGGAGATACCATTACGCATCGCGAACGTCCATGTGAATCTGCTATTCAAGGATTTGAAGAGGTAAAACCAATGGTATTTGCGGGTATTTACCCTGTAGATACTGAGGATTACGAGGAATTGAGAGAGTCCATGCACCGCCTTCAATTGAATGATGCTTCGCTTGTCTTTGAACCAGAATCATCGGCCGCATTAGGCTTTGGATTCCGTTGTGGTTTCTTAGGTATGCTACACATGGAGATTATTCAGGAGCGTTTAGAACGTGAGTTTGATATGACGGTAATCACAACCGTACCCAACGTATCTTACCGTGCGTATTTAACAAAAGACAACGAAGAGGTTGTTGTACATAACCCTTCCGATCTTCCTGATCCAAGTAAATTAGATTCAATCGAAGAGCCCTATATCAAGGCGAATATTATTACAAAGGCAGAGTTCGTAGGACCTGTTATGTCATTATGTATTCAAAAGCGTGGTACGATTATCAATCAATCGTATTTGACTTCTGATCGTGTTGAATTGGTGTTCGAAATGCCTATGGGCGAGATTGTCTTCGATTTCTACGATAAATTGAAAACGATTTCAAAAGGATATGCATCATTTGACTATCATCAAATTGGCTATCGTGTATCTGATTTAGTGAAATTAGATATTCGCTTAAACGATGAGCCTGTGGATGCGCTTTCATCTTTGATTCACCGTAGTAATGCTTACGATTTTGGTAAGAAAATCTGTGAGAAATTGAAAGAGCTATTACCTCGTCAACAATTTGAGATTCGTATCCAAGCCTCTATTGGTGCTAAGATTATCGCTCGTGAGACGATATCTGCATTACGTAAAGATGTAACTGCAAAATGTTATGGTGGTGATATCTCACGTAAACGTAAGCTCTTAGAGAAGCAAAAGAAAGGTAAAAAACGTATGCGTCAGGTAGGTAACGTGGAGATTCCACAGTCTGCATTTATGGCGGTATTGAAATTAGACTAA
- a CDS encoding tRNA threonylcarbamoyladenosine dehydratase, with amino-acid sequence MKDLSWLSRTEALVGREALEKLANSHVMVLGLGGVGSFAAEFICRSGVGKMTIIDGDTVDPTNRNRQLPALATNHGQAKAEIMRERLLAINPELELNVVQDFVLPETIPALLEYAPDYCIEAIDSITPKLFFIRLALDAKIPFVSSMGAGGKLDPTKVRIADIGTTYNCKLAQHIRKKLKKHGIRKGVKVVFSTELPDKESLLYTDGSNFKKSAYGTMSYLPAAFGGALASVAIQDLMKIEKA; translated from the coding sequence ATGAAGGATTTATCTTGGCTTTCTCGCACCGAGGCGTTGGTGGGACGAGAAGCACTAGAAAAGTTAGCTAATTCACATGTGATGGTTTTGGGCTTAGGGGGCGTTGGTTCCTTTGCTGCGGAGTTTATCTGTCGTTCGGGAGTCGGTAAAATGACGATCATCGACGGCGATACGGTTGATCCAACCAATAGAAACAGACAATTACCAGCCTTGGCGACGAATCACGGTCAAGCGAAAGCCGAAATCATGCGCGAGCGCTTGCTAGCCATTAACCCCGAATTAGAATTAAATGTAGTACAGGATTTTGTGCTACCAGAGACTATTCCTGCTTTATTGGAATATGCTCCTGACTATTGTATTGAAGCAATTGATAGTATTACACCGAAGCTATTCTTTATCCGCTTGGCATTAGATGCTAAAATTCCATTCGTTAGCTCGATGGGCGCTGGAGGGAAATTAGACCCTACAAAGGTTCGTATTGCCGATATTGGCACAACCTATAATTGCAAATTAGCACAACATATCCGCAAGAAGTTAAAGAAACATGGTATTCGCAAAGGGGTTAAAGTCGTTTTCTCAACGGAATTACCAGACAAGGAATCCCTATTATACACGGATGGCAGTAATTTCAAGAAGTCTGCATACGGTACGATGTCGTATCTTCCGGCAGCTTTTGGAGGTGCCTTAGCTTCTGTAGCGATACAGGATTTAATGAAAATAGAAAAAGCATAA
- the fabV gene encoding enoyl-ACP reductase FabV — MIIQPRTRGFICLTAHPEGAAQHIKDQIEYVKSKGKIADGPKKVLVIGASTGFGIASRISAAFGSDAATIGVFFEKPATEGKLGTAGWYNTAAFEKEAHAAGLYAKSINGDAFSDDIKKQTIDLIKQDLGQVDLIVYSLASPRRTHPKTGVQYASVLKPIDQAFTNKTVDFHTGVVTDITIQPVENQEDIDNTVAVMGGEDWKFWIEDLKAAGVLAEGVKTVAYSYIGPELTYPIYRNGTIGRAKDNLEATVPTLNELLKDLNGVSYVSVNKALVTQSSSAIPVVPLYISLLYKVMKAKGIHEGTIEQMQRLFAERLYNGSDLQLDEKGRIRVDDLEMREDVQKEVAALWEQATTENLEEISDIAGYRNDFFQLFGFNFDEIDYEKDTNEVVPVPSIG, encoded by the coding sequence ATGATTATTCAACCAAGAACAAGAGGATTTATTTGCTTGACAGCACATCCTGAAGGAGCTGCTCAACATATTAAAGATCAAATCGAGTATGTAAAATCAAAAGGTAAAATTGCTGACGGCCCGAAAAAGGTATTAGTAATTGGTGCTTCTACGGGATTTGGTATCGCCTCTCGTATTTCTGCTGCCTTTGGTTCGGATGCTGCAACCATCGGTGTGTTTTTTGAAAAACCAGCTACTGAGGGTAAATTAGGAACTGCTGGTTGGTATAATACGGCTGCTTTTGAGAAAGAAGCACATGCAGCAGGCTTATACGCAAAGAGTATCAACGGAGATGCCTTCTCTGATGATATTAAAAAGCAAACAATTGATTTAATTAAACAAGATTTAGGACAAGTAGATCTTATTGTTTATTCATTGGCTTCACCACGTCGTACACACCCTAAAACAGGTGTACAATACGCTTCAGTATTGAAACCAATTGATCAAGCATTTACAAACAAAACAGTTGACTTCCATACAGGCGTCGTAACGGATATTACGATACAACCGGTAGAAAATCAAGAGGATATCGATAATACCGTTGCAGTAATGGGCGGTGAAGATTGGAAGTTCTGGATTGAAGACTTGAAGGCTGCAGGTGTATTAGCAGAAGGTGTAAAAACTGTTGCTTATTCTTATATCGGCCCTGAGCTTACTTATCCTATCTATCGTAACGGTACAATTGGTCGTGCGAAAGATAATTTAGAAGCGACTGTTCCAACGCTAAACGAACTGTTGAAAGACTTAAATGGTGTTTCATATGTTTCTGTAAATAAAGCATTAGTAACTCAATCAAGTTCAGCAATTCCTGTGGTTCCTCTTTATATCTCATTATTATACAAAGTAATGAAAGCAAAAGGTATTCATGAAGGTACTATCGAGCAAATGCAACGCTTATTTGCTGAACGTTTGTACAACGGTTCTGACTTACAATTAGATGAAAAAGGAAGAATTCGTGTGGACGATTTAGAAATGCGTGAAGACGTTCAAAAAGAGGTTGCCGCATTATGGGAACAAGCAACGACAGAAAACTTAGAAGAAATTTCTGATATCGCTGGATACCGTAATGACTTTTTCCAATTATTCGGATTTAATTTCGATGAAATTGATTATGAGAAAGATACGAATGAAGTTGTGCCTGTTCCAAGTATCGGATAA